The Aeromicrobium yanjiei DNA segment ATGCCGAGGAAGCCCACCTCCGCGGTCGGGAGCAGGCGCTGCATGCCCTCGAGCATGCCCAGGCCCGCGCGCAGGATCGGCACGACGAGCGGACGCGGCTCGGTCAGGCGTACGCCCTGCGCCATCGCGACGGGGGTCTGGACGTCGACGGGCTCGACCCGGACGTCGCGGGTCGCCTCGTACGTCAGGAGGGTGACCAGCTCGTCGACGAGCCGCCGGAACGTGGGCGAATCGGTGCCCACGTCACGCAGCACCGTGAGCTTGTGGGAGATGAGTGGGTGGTCGGCGACGTGTACCTGCATGTCATGAGACTAGCGTCGAGGCTCCGCGACCTGTCACCATCGCAGGGAGACGTTCCCGACAGGAGGCACCGTGGCCGAGGAAGATGTCGACTTCGCGGTCGCCGCCTACCGTGACGACGGCCGCTGGCACGTCGTCGAGCTGCATCCGATGCTCGCCGAGGACGTCGCGGAGCTGTCCGAGGCGTTGGCGCGGTTCCCGTCCGACGTGGGCGTGCTCGGGATCGTGGCGGTTGACGACGACTTCTTCGTGATCATGCGGCGCTGGGGCACCGAGGTGCGCGCGATGCTCTCGGACGTGACGGCCGCCGAGGACTGGCCGCTCGCGGCCGGGATCGCGGAGCTGCTCGACCTCGACACCGACGACGACGAGCCGCTCGCAGTCGGTGACGTCGCGATCCTCAGCGATCTGGGCATCTCCGGCCCCGACCTGCGTGCGCTGTGCGACGACGAGGACCTCTACCCCGAGGACATCTTGATGGACGTGGCGGGCCGGATCGGCTTCGCCGCCCAGCTCGAGGCCGTCATCGGGTGACGTACGACCAGCTGATGGGTGAGGCGCTCGACCTCGCCCGCTCCGCCGTGGCCGAGGGGGACGTCCCCGTCGGTGCGCTCGTCGTGGACCCCTCGGGCGCGGTCATCGGCCGGGGACGCAACACGCGCGAGCGCGACGGCGACCCGACCGGGCACGCGGAGATCGTCGCGATCCGCGAGGCTGCGGCCGTTCTCGGCGAGTGGCGGCTCGAGGGCTGCACCCTGGTGGTGACGCTGGAGCCGTGCACGATGTGCGCCGGTGCGATCGTCGCGGCCCGGCTCGGCCGGCTCGTCTTCGGCGCGTGGGACGACAAGGCCGGAGCGGTCGGCTCGCTGTGGGACGTCGTCCGCGACCGCCGGCTCAACCACCGCCCCGAGGTGCTCAGCGGCGTACGCGCCGCCGAGTCCACCGCCCTCCTCCAGTCCTTCTTCGCCACCCACCGCTGACCCCCGCTTCCGCCCCGTTGCCGGTTTCCCACGGTCCCGTGGTAATTCGTCACTCCCCTCGTGTTGTGACGCGAGGTAAGTGACCAAACCCCACGGTCCCGTGGGAAACCGGCACCGGCCGGCCGGACACCGGACGGCGGGCGGATGGAACAACTCGCGGGCGGTGGTGTTGCAACCGTCATGAGAGCAATCGTCTACAGCCAGACCGGGGCGCCGTCCGTCCTCCAGCTCGTCGAGCGTGAGGCCGCTGAGCCGGGAGCGGGCGAGGTACGCGTGCGCGTTGTCGTGTCCGGGGTCAACCCGACCGACTGGAAGAGCCGCGCCGGCGCGACGGGTCAGGCGCTGGCGTTCCCGGAGATCGTGCCGAACCAGGACGGCGCAGGTGTCGTGGACGCCGTGGGTCCCGGCGTGGACACGGTCGCCGTCGGCGACCGTGTGTGGATGCTCCTCTCCGCGCACGGCCGACCCACCGGGACGGCGCAGGAGCTCGCGGTCGTCCCCGCGGACCGCGTCGTGCGGCTGCCCGACGGGGCATCGTTCGACCTCGGCGCCTCGCTCGGCGTTCCGGCCGTGACGGCGCACCGCGCACTGACGGTGGCTGACGGCGGCCCCACGCGCTTGGCGCCGGGTGCACTCGAGGGACGCACGGTGCTCGTGGCCGGCGGCGCAGGCGCGGTCGGCCACGCAGCCATCCAGCTCGCGCGCTGGGCGGGCGCGACGGTCGTCACGACGATCAGCGGCCCGGCCAAGGCCGCGCTGGCGACAGTTGCCGGCGCGCACCACACCGTCGACTACACCGCGGGCGACGCCGCTGCCGCGATCCGCGAGATCGCCCCGGGCGGTGTCGACCTCGTCGTCGAGGTCGCGCCGGCCGTGAACGCACCGCTCAACCAGGCGGTCATCGCGAACCACGGAACCGTCGCGGTCTACGCCAACAACGGCGGCGACCGCATGGAGCTCGACGTCCGCGCGCACTTCGCGCTCAACGTCCGCTACCAGTTCCTCCTGCTCTACACGCTGACCCCGCAGGCGTTGCGAGCCGCGACGGAGGACATCACCGCGGCCGCCGAGGCCGGGGTCCTGCCGGTCGGCGAGGACGCCGGACTGCCGATCGCCCGGTTCCCGCTGGAGCGCACGGCCGAGGCGCACGCCGCCGTCGAGGACGACTTCGTCGGCAAGGTGCTGATCGACGTGTCGGACCCGGCGTGAGGCTCTCGCTGCTCGACCGTTCGAGAACCCGCGCGGGACATCCCGAGCGCGAGGGCCTGACCGGCTCGGTCGAGCGAGCCGTCAACGCCGAGCGACTCGGGTACGACCGCTTCTGGGTCGCCGAGCACCACGCCGTCCCGGGCATCGCGAGCGGGTCCCCGGCGGTCCTCCTCGCGGCGATCGGCGCCCACACCGAGAGCATCCGTATCGGCTCGGGCGGCGTCATGCTGCCCAACCACCAGCCCCTCGTCGTCGCCGAGCAGTTCCTCATGCTGGACGCGCTGTTCCCCGGCCGGGTCGACCTCGGCGTGGGCCGTTCGCTGGGGTTCACCGCCGCGGTACGCCGTGCCCTGCGGCACGAGCTGGACGCCGCCGACACGTTCGAGGACGACCTCGACGAGCTGCGCCGTCTGCTGACCGGCGAGGCCGACGTCACCGCCCACCCGGTCGCGGCGGCCGACGTCCCGCTCTTCGTCCTCGCCACCGGCCGTGGCATGGAGGTTGCCGCTCGCCTGGGCCTCCCGGTCGTCATCGGAGGCCCGATCCTGACCAAGGACGCCGGCCGCGAGGCCATCGAGGCGTACCGCCGCAGCTTCCGGCCGAGCAAGCAGGCGGCCGACCCCCACGTCACGATCTCCCTCGACGTCACGGTCGCGGACGACGACGCGACCGCCCGCGAGCTGGCCCTGCCCGAGGCCTGGGCGATGGCGCGGTCGCGCCAGACGGGGGAGTTCCCACCGCTCGAGCCGGTCGACGCGATCCGCGCGCAGCCGTGGACGTCCCAGGTCCGCCAGCGCGTCGAGTCCGCCCTCGACACCGCGGTCGCCGGATCGCCCACCACGGTGCGCCGCCAGCTCGACGAGCTGGTCGCGCGCACCGGAGCCGACGAGCTCATGGCGTCCACGTCGACGTACGACCGCGAGGCGCTGCTCGCGTCCGACGCGGCACTGCGCGATCTCGTAGGCTGAGGCCGCATGACGTACGAGGTCGACGAGATCGCCATGCCCACCTCGCTCGACGGACCCGGGGGGCCGCAGTTCCTGGAGTACGCGGCGGTGAGCAACGCGGTCGAGAACCACGCCCTCGGCACGGACGTGCTGTCGATGGCGCCGGCGGAGATGCTGGCCGAGTACCGCGACAACCCGCACCGCGTCCGGCGACACCTCGTGGTGCGCGAGGACCGCAGGATCGTGGCGCGTGCGATGGTCACGCTGCGCCCGCACCTGCCGGGCAACGGGGCACACCTGATGGTCGACGTCCTGCCCGCCCACCGGGGTCGCGGCATCGGTGCGACGCTGCTGGAGGCGGCCGAGCGGATCGCGGTGGACGCGGGCGCACCGGTCCTCAAGGTGGGCGTGGCGCACTCCGCAGCGTCCGGCGGTGACCGGATCGCGTCGCCGACCGGGTTCGGCGACGTCGCCGCGCACGACGACGGCGTGCGGTTCCTGACCTCGCACGGGTACGCGCTGGAGCAGATCACTCGGATCAGCCTGCTCGAGCTCGGGTCGGCGCCCCGGCTCGAGGCGCCGGCACCGCCGGACCACCGGGTCGTCACATGGACCGGCCCGACGCCCGACGCGTGGATCGCCGACCTCGCGGTGCTGCGCACCCGGATGAGCACCGACGCGCCGAGCGGCGCGCTGGTGGAGCTCGAGGACCCGTGGGACGCGGCCCGGATCCGGGAGCACGACGAGCGCATGGCGGGGAGTGGCCGCACGGCGCTGACCGCCGCGGTCGAGCACATTCCCTCCGGCTCCCTGGCGGGCTTCTCCGAGCTGGTCCACTCCGCCGCCGGTCCGGTCGCGGTGCAGGAGGACACGCTGGTGCTGCGTGAGCACCGTGGCCACCGGCTCGGACTGCTGGTGAAGCTCGCCGCCGCGGACCTGCTGCGCCGCCACGCGCCGGACACCCAGGCGATCGTGACCTGGAACGCCGAGGAGAACAGGCCGATGCTGGACGTCAACGAGGCGATGGGCTTTAGCCCGATCGGCTACGAGGGCGTCTGGCAGCGCAGGGCGCTTCCGGGCGACGGGGAATAGTCCGCGTGCTAATCTAGTTTAAGTTTCAACAAGCCTATTCGGGACTTGGCGAAGGAGATCCACAGATGACCAGCATGCAGTTCGGACTGTTCACGGTCGGCGACGTCACGACCGATCCGACCAACGGCACGACGCCGACCGAGCACGAGCGCATCAAGGCGACGATCCAGATCGCCAAGAAGGCCGAGGAGATCGGCCTGGACGTCTTCGCGACCGGCGAGCACCACAACCCGCCGTTCGTGCCGTCCTCCCCGACGACCACGCTGGCGTACATCGCGGCGCAGACCGAGAAGCTCATCCTGTCGACGTCCACGACGCTGATCACGACCAACGACCCGGTCAAGATCGCCGAGGACTACGCGACGCTGCAGCACCTGTCGGACGGCCGCATGGACCTCATGCTCGGCCGCGGCAACACCGCGCCGGTCTACCCGTGGTTCGGCTACGACGGCGCCAAGGCGGTCGAGCTGACCGTCGAGCACTACCACCTGCTGCGCCGGCTGTGGGACGAGGAGGTCGTGAGCTGGGAGGGCCAGTTCCGCACCCCGCTGCAGGGCTTCACCGCGACGCCGCGCCCGCTCGACGGGGTACCCCCGTTCGTGTGGCACGCCAACATCCGCACGCCCGAGGTCGCCGAGCTCGCGGCGTACTACGGCGACGGCTTCTTCGCCAACAACATCTTCTGGCCCAAGGAGCACTACATCCGGCTGATCAACTTCTACCGCCAGCGCTACGCCCACTACGGGCACGGCACCCCGGAGCAGGCGATCGTCGGTCTCGGTGGCCAGTTCTACATCCGCAAGAACAGCCAGGACGCGGTCAACGAGTTCCGGCCGTACTTCGACAACGCGCCCGTCTATGGCCACGGGCCCTCGCTCGAGGACTTCTCGACGCAGACACCGCTGACCGTCGGCAGCCCGCAGCACTTCATCGAGAAGACGCTCGCGTTCGCGGACTACTTCGGTGACTACCAGCGCCAGCTGTTCCTGGTGGACCACGCCGGCCTGCCGCTCAAGCTCGTGCTGGAGCAGCTCGACGAGCTGGGTGAGGTGCTGCCCACGCTGCGTGCGGAGTTCGACGCCCGCCGTCCCGCGGACGTCCCGGACGCCCCCGACCACGCGACCCGCGTCGCGGCCCGGTTGGCTTCCGCGGACAGCACCGAGGAGGTGTCCGCATGACCCGCGTCGTGGCGATCTCCTCGGGTCTCAGCGACCCGTCGACCACTCGCCTGCTGGCGGACCGGATCACCGAGTCGATCACACAGCAGTCGGGCGACGTGTCGGTCGAGGTCGTGTCGCTGCGCGAGCTCGCGCACGACATCACCGACGCGTCGCTGACGGGGTTCGCCTCGCCGCGCCTGCAGGACGTGATCGACAAAGTGGTCGCGGCCGACGGGCTGGTCATCGTCGTGCCGATCTTCAAGGCGTCCTACCCGGGCCTGTTCAAGTCGTTCATCGACGCGCTGGAGACGGACGTGCTGATCGGCAAGCCCGTGCTGCTGGCGGCATCGGGCGGGACCGCTCGTCACTCGCTCGCGATCGACTACGCGCTGCGGCCGCTGATGGCGTACCTGCAGGCGCTGGTCGTGCCCACGGGCGTGTTCGCCTCGGCGTACGACTGGGGCACGGACGGCTCCAACGCCCTCGGCGCGCGGATCGACCGTGCGGCCGGCGAGCTGGTGAGCCTGCTCAAGGGCGCCGGCACGGGCCGGGCCAAGGACGACGAGTTCGACCTGTTCAGTGAGAGCTTCCTCAAGGCGTCCAACCCGAACGCCTGAGGACGTGCGTCAGCGGGGCGGGTTGCCGCGCTGGCGCACCTTGGCGACCGCTGACTTGATGCGAGCCTGGTTCTGGGGCTTGCGGGCCTCGTCGTAGACCTTCTTGGCGACTCCGGCGGCCGCGATTCCTCGAAAGAGCTTCATGTCCGTGGACGTACCCCGTGGCCGCGGATGCACACCCCCCGGCCCGCGTGGGCGGACCGACGATGAGGGTTTGCGGCAGCGGGGGCAACCCGAAGCGCTCATCCCTCGTCACGGACGGGACCGAGGATGAGGGAAAGGGGCGGCCCCGGCTGCCCTAAACCCTCATCGTGCGTCCCCCGCGGGCGAGCGACGGGCGGCTCAGTGCCCGGTGACAACCAGATCGGCGGTGTCGCAACGGGCGATGACGCGGCGGGCGTTCGGCTCGTCGACCCGGTCGACCCAGGCCTGCGCCTCGTCGCGGCTCTTGCCGAACGTCACGTGCCGATCCACGAGCCGGGCGCGCCGGCGGTCGTCCGCCAGGTCGACGAACCACACCTCGTCCAGCGCCTCGCGGACCAGCGGCCAGGGCGCGTCGGCGTCGAGCAGGTAGTTGCCCTCGGTGACGACGACACGGACGTCCGGGGCCACCTCGATCGCCGCGGCGATGGGCTGCTCGAGGGTCCGCTCGAACCCCGGCGCGTACACCGGGTGATCGGTCTCGGTCCGGAGCCTCGCGAGCAGCGCGAGGAATCCGTACGCGTCGAACGTCTGCGGGGCCCCCTTCACGTCGAGCAGCCCCCGCGCCCGCAGCACGTCGTCCGAGAGGTGGAAGCCGTCCATCGGCACCCGCGCGGACGGTACGCCGTCGGCCGCCAGCCGCGACACGAGCCGGGTGGCCACCGTGGTCTTGCCCGATCCCGGAGCGCCGCAGACCCCGACGATCGTCCGGACGTCGTCGGTGACCAGCGCCGCCGCGCGCTCGACCAGCTCGTCCAAGCCGTGCACGGTCAGTCCCCCGCGGTGGCGTCCAGGACGCGCAGGACGTTGTCGCCCATGAGCTTGGCGAGGTCGCCGGCGGACCAGCCGCGCTCGGCCAGACGGTCGAGCACCACCGCGTGCCCGGTCACGTCCCCCATCCCCTCGGGGAAGATGTCGACGCCGTCGTAGTCGCTGCCGATGCCGATGTGGTCGACGCCTGCCACGTCCCGCGCGTGCTCGACGTGCGCGACGACGTCGTCCACGGTCGACCGAGGCGGGGGAGTGGCGCGGTCGGTGTCGGCCCACCGGGCGACGTCCTGGTTCACGAAGTACGGGACGTACGCGACCATCAGGACCCCGCCGTTGGCGGGCAGTCGCTCGAGGACGTCATCGGGGACGTTGCGCGGGTGGTCGGTCACCGCGCGGCACGAGGAGTGGCTGAAGATCACCGGCGCCGACGAGACGTCGATCGCGTCGTGCATCGTCGTGGCGGCGACGTGCGACAGATCGACGAGCATGCCGAGCCGGTTCATCTCCGCGACGACCTCGCGGCCGAAGTCGGTCAGCCCGCCGTGGACCGGCTCGTCGGTGGCCGAGTCGGCCCACGGGGTGTTGTCGTTGTGGGTCAACGTCATGTAGCGGACGCCGAGCCGGGCGAGCTCACGGAGCACCGCGAGCGAGCCGTCGATGCTGTGCCCGCCCTCCGCGCCGATCAGGGACGCGACCCGCCCGTCGCGCCAGGCCCGCCGCACGTCGTCGCCGCTCCAGGCGTACGAGAACGCGTCCGGGTAGCGCTCGATCAGCCGGTGCACGAAGTCGATCTGCTCCAGCGTGTACGTCACGGCCTCGGCCGGCAGGATGTCGGACGGTGAGTAGACCGACCAGAACTGTCCGCCGACCCCTCCGCGCCTCAGCCGGGCGATGTCGGTGTCGAAGACGCCGGTCATGTCGCCGTCCAGGCCGTCGACGGAGTACGCCCGGGTCTTGCGCGCGCCCCAGGCGAGATCGTTGTGCCCGTCGATGAGCGGCGCGAGGCCCAATGCCTCGATCGCTGCGGGCTGGGTCACGGCGGACGGGGGATGCTCGGTCACCTGGGCCTCCTGGCTCGGAGAGGAGCCGCTGCTGATCGCCGAGCGGCCCTGCACCGGTTCAGCCTCGCAGATGACGTGCGAGTCAGAGTGTCGGGTGCCCACCTGGAGTTGACAAGATGTACTCGATTGCCCCGTGGATGTGACACCGTGGCCGTTGTCGCGGCCATTGGCCGAGCAGACACTTGGTCCATGACTTCTGACGTCGTTGACCACTGGCTGAACAACAAACGCTTCGCTGGAACGTCCGAGCGAATGAGTGAGGTGACGAATCCCGCGACCGGCAAGGTGAGCTCCGTCGTCCGTCTAGCCAGCGACGCCGACGCGCAGCAGGTTATTGCTGCCGCGGCTGACGCGGCTCCGGCCTGGGGCCGGGTCTCGGTGTCTGCGCGCGTCCGCATCGTCTTCAAGTTCCGCGAGCTGCTGGCCGGGCGTACGCGCGAGCTGGCGGAGATCATCACCTCCGAGCACGGCAAGGTCATCGAGGACGCGATGGGCGAGGTGGCACGCGGCCTCGAGGTCGTCGAGTTCGCCTGTGGCATCCCCCACCTGCTCAAGGGGTCCTTCTCCGAGAGCGTCTCGACCGGGATCAACGTGCACTCCAAGCGCCAACCGCTCGGAGTCGTCGGCATCATCAGCCCCTTCAACTTCCCGGCCATGGTTCCCATGTGGTTCTACCCGATCGCGATCGCGGCC contains these protein-coding regions:
- a CDS encoding NADPH:quinone reductase yields the protein MRAIVYSQTGAPSVLQLVEREAAEPGAGEVRVRVVVSGVNPTDWKSRAGATGQALAFPEIVPNQDGAGVVDAVGPGVDTVAVGDRVWMLLSAHGRPTGTAQELAVVPADRVVRLPDGASFDLGASLGVPAVTAHRALTVADGGPTRLAPGALEGRTVLVAGGAGAVGHAAIQLARWAGATVVTTISGPAKAALATVAGAHHTVDYTAGDAAAAIREIAPGGVDLVVEVAPAVNAPLNQAVIANHGTVAVYANNGGDRMELDVRAHFALNVRYQFLLLYTLTPQALRAATEDITAAAEAGVLPVGEDAGLPIARFPLERTAEAHAAVEDDFVGKVLIDVSDPA
- a CDS encoding nucleoside deaminase; the encoded protein is MGEALDLARSAVAEGDVPVGALVVDPSGAVIGRGRNTRERDGDPTGHAEIVAIREAAAVLGEWRLEGCTLVVTLEPCTMCAGAIVAARLGRLVFGAWDDKAGAVGSLWDVVRDRRLNHRPEVLSGVRAAESTALLQSFFATHR
- a CDS encoding CE1759 family FMN reductase, coding for MTRVVAISSGLSDPSTTRLLADRITESITQQSGDVSVEVVSLRELAHDITDASLTGFASPRLQDVIDKVVAADGLVIVVPIFKASYPGLFKSFIDALETDVLIGKPVLLAASGGTARHSLAIDYALRPLMAYLQALVVPTGVFASAYDWGTDGSNALGARIDRAAGELVSLLKGAGTGRAKDDEFDLFSESFLKASNPNA
- a CDS encoding LLM class flavin-dependent oxidoreductase; the encoded protein is MTSMQFGLFTVGDVTTDPTNGTTPTEHERIKATIQIAKKAEEIGLDVFATGEHHNPPFVPSSPTTTLAYIAAQTEKLILSTSTTLITTNDPVKIAEDYATLQHLSDGRMDLMLGRGNTAPVYPWFGYDGAKAVELTVEHYHLLRRLWDEEVVSWEGQFRTPLQGFTATPRPLDGVPPFVWHANIRTPEVAELAAYYGDGFFANNIFWPKEHYIRLINFYRQRYAHYGHGTPEQAIVGLGGQFYIRKNSQDAVNEFRPYFDNAPVYGHGPSLEDFSTQTPLTVGSPQHFIEKTLAFADYFGDYQRQLFLVDHAGLPLKLVLEQLDELGEVLPTLRAEFDARRPADVPDAPDHATRVAARLASADSTEEVSA
- a CDS encoding tRNA adenosine deaminase-associated protein, giving the protein MAEEDVDFAVAAYRDDGRWHVVELHPMLAEDVAELSEALARFPSDVGVLGIVAVDDDFFVIMRRWGTEVRAMLSDVTAAEDWPLAAGIAELLDLDTDDDEPLAVGDVAILSDLGISGPDLRALCDDEDLYPEDILMDVAGRIGFAAQLEAVIG
- a CDS encoding dipeptidase, translated to MTEHPPSAVTQPAAIEALGLAPLIDGHNDLAWGARKTRAYSVDGLDGDMTGVFDTDIARLRRGGVGGQFWSVYSPSDILPAEAVTYTLEQIDFVHRLIERYPDAFSYAWSGDDVRRAWRDGRVASLIGAEGGHSIDGSLAVLRELARLGVRYMTLTHNDNTPWADSATDEPVHGGLTDFGREVVAEMNRLGMLVDLSHVAATTMHDAIDVSSAPVIFSHSSCRAVTDHPRNVPDDVLERLPANGGVLMVAYVPYFVNQDVARWADTDRATPPPRSTVDDVVAHVEHARDVAGVDHIGIGSDYDGVDIFPEGMGDVTGHAVVLDRLAERGWSAGDLAKLMGDNVLRVLDATAGD
- a CDS encoding LLM class flavin-dependent oxidoreductase, with amino-acid sequence MRLSLLDRSRTRAGHPEREGLTGSVERAVNAERLGYDRFWVAEHHAVPGIASGSPAVLLAAIGAHTESIRIGSGGVMLPNHQPLVVAEQFLMLDALFPGRVDLGVGRSLGFTAAVRRALRHELDAADTFEDDLDELRRLLTGEADVTAHPVAAADVPLFVLATGRGMEVAARLGLPVVIGGPILTKDAGREAIEAYRRSFRPSKQAADPHVTISLDVTVADDDATARELALPEAWAMARSRQTGEFPPLEPVDAIRAQPWTSQVRQRVESALDTAVAGSPTTVRRQLDELVARTGADELMASTSTYDREALLASDAALRDLVG
- a CDS encoding GNAT family N-acetyltransferase: MTYEVDEIAMPTSLDGPGGPQFLEYAAVSNAVENHALGTDVLSMAPAEMLAEYRDNPHRVRRHLVVREDRRIVARAMVTLRPHLPGNGAHLMVDVLPAHRGRGIGATLLEAAERIAVDAGAPVLKVGVAHSAASGGDRIASPTGFGDVAAHDDGVRFLTSHGYALEQITRISLLELGSAPRLEAPAPPDHRVVTWTGPTPDAWIADLAVLRTRMSTDAPSGALVELEDPWDAARIREHDERMAGSGRTALTAAVEHIPSGSLAGFSELVHSAAGPVAVQEDTLVLREHRGHRLGLLVKLAAADLLRRHAPDTQAIVTWNAEENRPMLDVNEAMGFSPIGYEGVWQRRALPGDGE
- a CDS encoding nucleoside/nucleotide kinase family protein, with protein sequence MHGLDELVERAAALVTDDVRTIVGVCGAPGSGKTTVATRLVSRLAADGVPSARVPMDGFHLSDDVLRARGLLDVKGAPQTFDAYGFLALLARLRTETDHPVYAPGFERTLEQPIAAAIEVAPDVRVVVTEGNYLLDADAPWPLVREALDEVWFVDLADDRRRARLVDRHVTFGKSRDEAQAWVDRVDEPNARRVIARCDTADLVVTGH